The genomic interval AATTCCAAACACTTCGGACTTCTTGACCGTGTAATTCACGAATTCCTTGAGTTCGGCACCATGCATGACCACAGGCTCTGCCGCATGATTTTCAAGGTAGGCCTTCATGGGCTTGAAAATTTCGGCCATGCAGTTCAGCACATTCAAGAGCGACAAGAGTCTCGGATCGCTATCGCGGAACAGCTGCGCAAGCGGCACACGGCCCGAAGCATCTTCGATAAAGACATTCAGCGCTATTTCTTTGCCCAGTTCCGAGCAGACAAAAACAATCTTGTGGTTGAATTCCAACGAATTGTAGACCGAGAACCATGCCTGAATCTTGGACGGAATCTTGAGGCCGTTGGCGGCAAGCTTGCCCGACTTGCAATCGAAAAAGAATCCGAGCAAGTTTTCATGCGGACCCTTCTTGTAACTTTGGGCGGTGCGGGCAAATCGCAACAGCTTGCCAATGAAAATCGAAAGAATATGCTCGGTCGCAGCATCCAGATCCTCACGAGATTTTTCTTCGCGAGAATTTTCTTCACGCGACCCATCGCGTACCGTAAACGCAAAATCATCGGGCACGGACTTTTCGAGTTCAGCCACAATCGCAAGCACATCGGGCAACATTTCGGCAGGCAGCCAGCGCACCTGCGCCGTCACGTTATTCAGCCAGAATACCTGCGGGTAAATCGCCCCGCAACGCACCAAGTAATACGCCACCTGCAAAAGCTGGTGCAAAAAGCGGACGGTCACATGGTTATGCCAAACGCAATCCTGATTCAGGCGGCAAAGGGCGCCCATCACGTTTTCAACAGAAAGCGCAGAGGCCACCACCGTTTCTTCGACCATCTGGTCGAAAGTCCACTGCCAGGGGCGAGCGTGAATCAGCTGCAGGCGTTCTTGTTCCATCAAGAAGGTTCGGGCATGGTAAATGCCAAAGTCCTGCGCAAACTGGCCAAAGTTTTCAAAGTGGTTGTAGAATTCACGGCAGCGAGCCAGTTCGTCGACAAAGCTCTTCTTAAAGTTCCCCGCCGGGCAAAAATCCGGGAAGTTCTTGAGCATGGCCGGCAACACATGCGAATAGTCGCGCCATTCCTCAAACTTGAACATGGGCACGCGCGGGGCTGCCACCCGGTTGTTCACCGGCAAAATGCGCACCAGGGTCGATTCGCGCGGCACATCCGATTTCACCGGTTCTTCGGGCTTGTAATCCTTGAGGTAGGCAATATCAAGCCCATGCAGCCTGAACAGCAAAAACGGGTCAGCCGACGCCATTTCAGCTAACTTCAGGCACACGCAAATCACATAACGGCAAGGCAGGGCGTCCTTGCAGTCGCAATTCATGTTCACCTGGTCAAAGCCTTCGAACAGCGAAAGCCCGCATTTCGACAAAATCAGTTCTATGGAGGGGTTGAGGGCGCCATTCGAAAGCGCCATGAGTTCGACCGGTTGCTGTTTCAAGAGCCCCACAAAGGCTTCGCCACGTTCCTTGTCGAACTTGGGGAACACGAGGTATACATTGTGCAAGCCCCCGTTCGGACCCTTGACCTCGGCCATGACGCGATTATCGTTCACCGTAAACGGCTGAACCTGTCCACGCCCCACGTACTTAAAAGCGTAATCAATATCGCGTTCAGAAGCACCCGCCAGCAAATGGTCTAGCCACAGCTTGCTCCACCAAGTACTTCCATAAACACCATATTCCATAGTCGCCCAAATATAGCAAATTTTCATGACAAAAATTGCTCATTTGAGCAATTTAATCTAGGTATATCGGCATATTTTTTCTATCTTGCAACGGCAGGAACATTTGTTCCTGCCATTTCTGGAGCCCCTATGAAAACTTGCCGAATTTGCGGAAAAACATCAGAAGCAAAATCCTACTTTGCCAAAGAAATGATGTACCTGAACGCAGGGAATTTCGAATACTTCGAATGTCCACACTGCAAATGTCTGCAAATCGCAAGCGTTCCCGACAACTTGGGGGAATACTACGGCCCTAACTACTACAGCTACAACGTCCCCGCAGACACAGTCACTCGCGGAAAGATCGAGCACCACAAGCGCATTCTTGATGTCGGTTGCGGAGCGGGCATGCTGCTCTGCGACATGGCAGCACATTCCGGCATCGAGAGTCTCACAGGTTGCGACCCCTTTATCGAACACGACCTGTCGTACGAAAACGGCGTCCAGATTTTCAAGAAATCCATCCACGAAATGACGGGCGAATTCGACGTCATCATGCTCAACGATTCCTTTGAACACATGACCGACCCCCACGAGACCATGGATTCCTTAAAGAGACTCCTGGCAAAAGGCGGCGCCGTAAAGATGACGCTTCCGATGTACCCCAACATCGCTTTCGACAAGTACAAAGAAAACTGGTACCAGCTCGACGCCCCCCGCCATATCTTTTTACATTCCAGGGACAGCCTGAAGTTGCTCGCAGACCAGCACGGACTCAAAATTGTCCAGATGATTTACGATTCCAACAATTCCGCCATTCTAAGAAGTTATCTGTACACCAAGGGAATCACCTTTTGGAAACAAGACCCCAAAGAGATTTTCAAGTACTTCACGCAATCGGAAATCGTAGACATCAACAAGAAAGTTGCCGAAGCCAATAAAAAAGGATACGGTGACCACGCCACCGTATTCTTCATGCACAAATAGTTTGCAACAGATTACTTCGTTTTAATCTAGATTCGTGCCGACACCAAATATATAGAAATCGCCTTTTTTCCCAGATCTACCTTGGAATTCAATTACAACATTGACTAGGTGCCGAGCAGCCTTTTCACCAACCATTTCTGGTTCCCAACCTTCCAATTTGGATCCCCACCCCGAACGCCTAAACTTGCTCCATTCAAAGCACCGAGAAGTTCCAGAACTAGGCTTACCCAAAAATACTTTTGGCACATCATGTTCTAAAACCTGGTTGAGCGAATCACCTAAATCAAGCAGTAAAGAGGCTTCAATTTCAGAAGAGTAAGCCAGGCATATTCCTGTCCAGTTGGAAACATCAACCGGCACCGAATTACCCGCACTATCCTTGGCGATTCTAAAACCAACCCTCACGAACGGCTCATATGACAATTTACCCTCATCAAGTGTAATCGTCCCACGAATGCCCTGGTACATGTCCAACATCGGGAGGAACGACCCATCATCACCCAAATCAACAGACCATTCAATCGTCGACTTACCACCTTCCGCGGAATCAAGTTCCCAGAACCAGGAACCATCCGCAACCACCCCCTTCGGCCACGTTGAATCAGCATATAACCCCGTTTTAACTGATTCCTCAAAATCCCAGGGATCCCATAAATCTCCACCACCGGCGCCACCACACGGTCCATTATTGGCTTTGCACAAGACCATGTAGGACGAGGAACTGCTCAAGGGTTCGTCAGGAATACTGGACGACATTGGAATTTCAGAGCTCGATGACAACACCGGAATTTCCGAACTCGATGACAACACCGGAATTTCCGAACTCGAGGAGACTTCAACAACATCGCCGGAGGAACTGCTTTGAACTACCGTTTCAGAACTATTCGGAATATCAAATTCAGAGCTTGAAGAAAGTTCCGCAAGCGTATTCGGTTCTACCGACGTTCCGCCGACAGCCGACTCATCGGCGCAGCCCACAAACGCAGCAGCCATTGCTGCGAAAACTATATAAAAGTTCGGTTTCATCTCATGCCTCCTTGACTTCCTTGAGGTCCCTGCTAAGGGGGAACAGTTGTAAATTCAGTCTATAAACCTGCGAAATGTCTTTACATTCCGAAGCGATTGCCACAATTTTTTTGCGGCAGGCATCGAGTTCTTCGACAATTTTTTCGTAGGCTTCGCGATTAACGCCCATGGTAACGCCAGTGACGTTGCGTTCGTTCGCCGTAAAACGGTCCAGAGAATCAATGGCCAGGTTGCCCATTTCACGGTGCATCGCACGAATCGCAAGCGGCAATCCTTCTTTGGAGCCTTCCACTGATTTTTCAGTTTGTTCGTAAACGTTTTCTGTCGTCTGCTTCAAGAATCCGGTCCGCTCCAAAAACTGCAGCGACTTGCGAACTTCTAGAGCCGAGACTTCTTGAGTACACATCTTGGCAATTTCACCCGGCATGGCCCCCGGCATCATGGGAGCAAGTTCACGCACCACCGGATTTTTCCAAGTCTCATAATATTCGAACGCATCCTTGTCGACAACACGTACTTTGTGCGAAAGCGCCATCGACTGCATTTGTTCCAGGTACTTTTTCTTTTGGTCGTCTTTTCTAGCGTTTCCGAATTGGACCATCGCCTCAAAGTAGGTTTCCTCATGCCCCACAAGCCCCATCGCCCGCGCCACGCGACCCATGGTCACTTTACTCAGATTGCTTTTTCCTTCGCAAACCAATTTAAGGTAAGTAGGCGAAGTGAAACCGGCAATCTTTGCAAATTCACGCCACGAAAACGCAGAAGTCCTTTTGCGTTCTTCATAGTAATCACTCATGAAGGCGTGATAATCTTGATATTCTACAATCGGTTTCATACATCTCAAATATATACTCTTCAAAACCAAAAGTCAATAGTTCATAGTACAAAATTTTATTTTTTATTCAATTTTTAGCATTTTCAGTCGAATTAAAAACGAGTTTCATTAATATATGATACACTTGTGTCATAAAAATCGCCGCGAGGGTTCCCGCGGCGACTGAATCAGGCTTTAAGCCCCCAAATTACCACATCTTGTCGAACTTTTTGCGGCTCTTTTCTTCGTCCTTCTTTTCCTGAACGATAGCGTCAATCACGGCGGCAACCGTCAGGTTGAAGATATCATGCACAGAGGCGTCGGTGTCGGTAAAGTGAACCGGCTTGTTCAAGCCCATCTGCACAGGACCAATGGATTCGCCCACGCCCATTTCCAAGAGCATCTTGCAAGTGGTATTTGCAGAAGAGAGGCAAGGGAAGATGAGCGTATTGACCGTCTGACCCTTGATCTTGTTGAACGGATACTTGGTGTCGCGCAGGTCCTTATCGAGAGCCACGTTCACCTGCA from uncultured Fibrobacter sp. carries:
- a CDS encoding class I SAM-dependent methyltransferase, coding for MKTCRICGKTSEAKSYFAKEMMYLNAGNFEYFECPHCKCLQIASVPDNLGEYYGPNYYSYNVPADTVTRGKIEHHKRILDVGCGAGMLLCDMAAHSGIESLTGCDPFIEHDLSYENGVQIFKKSIHEMTGEFDVIMLNDSFEHMTDPHETMDSLKRLLAKGGAVKMTLPMYPNIAFDKYKENWYQLDAPRHIFLHSRDSLKLLADQHGLKIVQMIYDSNNSAILRSYLYTKGITFWKQDPKEIFKYFTQSEIVDINKKVAEANKKGYGDHATVFFMHK
- a CDS encoding TIGR02147 family protein, giving the protein MKPIVEYQDYHAFMSDYYEERKRTSAFSWREFAKIAGFTSPTYLKLVCEGKSNLSKVTMGRVARAMGLVGHEETYFEAMVQFGNARKDDQKKKYLEQMQSMALSHKVRVVDKDAFEYYETWKNPVVRELAPMMPGAMPGEIAKMCTQEVSALEVRKSLQFLERTGFLKQTTENVYEQTEKSVEGSKEGLPLAIRAMHREMGNLAIDSLDRFTANERNVTGVTMGVNREAYEKIVEELDACRKKIVAIASECKDISQVYRLNLQLFPLSRDLKEVKEA